The genomic interval ACCAATAGTCTTCTTCCGGACCTTAGGGACACTTAAAAGACCAGCAGACACATATGGGTCCACCAGGTCGGCGAGATAGGAGGGTGCAGTgcaattaaaatgtttaaaagtcaacagcaacactttaaaatctgctCTTGCAtgaacaggcaaccagtgaagagaggagagcactgGAGTTATGTGCTCATACCTGTGTGACCCGGTCAGAAGACGAGCTGCTGCATTCTGCACCATCACTTCTTGGGCGGACACGACAAAAGAACATTACAATAATCCAACCTTGattaaataaatgcatgaacAAGAGCCACAGCATCACTGAATGACAGGATTGGTAGTATCTAGTACAAGCTTTATTCACAGTTAAtaccatttcattttttttcaaagatctgtttatttgaatttttacacattacatacagaagatcaataaaaacaattaaagcagGTGATGTTTTTTGgtttagaaaacaaaataagtgaatacattaaaaacaataataattaataataataatttaaaatagaaaatagtaATAgtgaaatacaatgaaataaataggttgatatttgaaaaataagtcagtgcaagaggaaaaaaaaaaagcagtaacAATAAGAATAACACCAAAAACAACCTgagaaataaaaagttgaaataacTTAAAATCTGCAACCAGCTTTATTGAGGTTGGTCTTTGAACTGCAGGGTTTTCATAAGTTCAAAGAAAGGCcgccacatttaaaaaaaatagttttgagGATCCATGTAGAGTATGTTTAATCCTTTCTAGTCTACTAAAATAAAGAGCATCCTTGACCTAGCCCTCataggatggaggagaggcaggCCTCCAGCAAAATAGAATACAACATCTGGCCAATAAAGTGAGGAAGGCGACAAAACAGTTTTTTGGGAGGACCATCGCATGAGGAGGTACCCCAAAAAGTGGGACTAGTAGAGTTGGTTGTAGTAGTAAGTACGACATATAATTTTGCACTGGATTAAACCATGTTTGTCACACAGGGAAGAAGAGTGAACCAGAGAGAATCTTGTCCCATATATCCTCATTTAATTCCTTACCTGTATCCGGCTCCCACGATAGTCTGAGATCTGATAGTGGAGTGATTTTAAGGGAAGACAAGAGATCATACCTCTGGATGTTGGTGCCAATTTTggagagaaatacattttagtGCAACGGTATCCTCATACAGGgatacctgctgctgctgccaatcGTCTCTCCCGAATAtgtttcaggtgtgtgtgtctgctttaatTAAACATGACTGAGGAGAACCCGCTGAGCAGCATGTTAATCCTCTGAacaaattcaaacacacacacatgatgacaTGCAGAGTGGAATGCAGAGATATGGCGAGGGAGCGGGGAAAGGAAAGGCAAGAGCCACTCCTCTTATTTTGAATCTTTTACTCGCAGTGGGAGGAGCCCGGTTTCAGGGTCACAGTGACATCAGTGTTTAGATTTATCACAGAATTAGAGGAACTCATGTACACCTGATGCTAAAGAGTGAAATCTAAATTTGCAGAGTGATATCTGCACTTAATGAatgtggaggattttaaaaagaaTACTTTCTCTGAGGTGAAAGTGGAAGAAAGACCAAAACTGTACCAAGGTGAATGTTGTTAATTACCTTTCGGTGGCGTCACTTTTCACGCAGCACATCCAGAAGGGCTGCATTCCACAgcctcactcctcctcttcctcctcctcctcctcctcctcctctgaagcaTGCCTGTGTGAGAGTGTTTGGGTCACAGCCTCTCACCAGCCTGAACACACAAcaaggagaaaagaagaagcatCAATGAAACTGAGCAGGGATTAAACTCAAAGGTAAGTGTCTTCAATTTAACATCCCTGTAACCTGTTTTGGACTGGCACTAATTTTTGTGTCACAAAAATACCACAGAGGGAGGTTTCATCTGAGTTTAACCTCTTTGTGGGTCTATTAATGTAACACCTTTTTGTAATATTCATCTGTAAAGTAGTTAGTGATTATTTACATTCGATAATGTGTCAGCATCAAACTGTCCGAATgcttaaatcagataaaaatcagTCAGGAAacttttctaaaatgtttaaataaaacgTGAAAAAGAATCAGTGTCAAAATAGAAgtttcaataaaacaaagaagggTGGTAGTTAATTTTTATGATTTATAATTTTatcagaaaaacattttctgGTGGGGAGGATATACTTCTTATGACAACATATACAGTTTTCCTGTTGCTAAATTTGAAGCATATCAACCAGTTTTAATAACATAAACATTCTTTTTTATTAGTCTTGTGAAACAATCATTATTGGGATgaaaagatgcttttttatttgataattTAAACTGTTTCTTATTATTTACATGGTGGTGATAGTGAGGATGAATGTGAAAGGTGCAAGTAAACAGAGAGTGGAGGTATGTGTGGGTGGAGCCTGAGTCCCCCAGGAATGTCAGTGTGTTCTGCCACATTCCTGCACTCAGCAAACCTGTGTGTCTTCTCCTGTAATGATTGGGCACATACACAGATACAGAAACcttcattcacacactgaacacaactTCAACACTTGACACTTAGCCGCTGTTTAACCGACACgctttgaactttaaaaatgtgctggTGGCTGGATAGTTTGTGGGAGTTCTTCATGATATTTGATGCAAAAACGAATCACATGTATAACTCCAGGTAAACAAACTAACCCTGGTATGAAATAGAATTTAACTCAAAGACGCACCAGCTGTGTAAACCAGGGGTGACACTGATACCAATATTTAGAATAACAGTTGGGCCGGATGAGGTGTATATTGTGCCCATGATAAGGTAAATTATAccttaaaaaatgttcattatGTATCATATCTAGTGTCTGAATGGCAGATCTAAATATAATGTCACATCTAATAGTCTCTTCAGAAATGCTTTGTTATTTTCAATGTCTGTGTTCATCAGTTTTTATTGCGGGCTGTCAATTCCAGAGGTCTAGAGACAGAGTGatgtagtttttacatttccaGTGGCAATATTTGAGTCCATATTTTTGCGGGCCATAGTCCAGGGTCACTGTAACAGATGTACAGATGTCAGACTGATGCTCTGACCCGCAGACCTGTCAACACTCCTGATTTAGGCGGTATAGTCTACCGCTTTTTAACTTATTCTCCCTCTGTACTCCTGAGTTGTTATTTCTCCTGATAATCTCCCTATTTCACTTTTATATAaatcaaatgagtgtccctcaACTTCTATGGAGTGCTTGTATGCTCAttgatttaaaggacccagataaatccctttaaaaagcacatagatTGTAGATTCATAttacagagactcctgcattcaaaactttattcaaataatactataatggtaTTAACATCATAATATGGTGTCAACGCAACAGTGGTAATTTCGTTAAtgaaaattatgacgataaatgttcgtcaacgactattttttcatgatgaaaacgAGACTGAGACGCGCTAAgatgcatcactgataataaaaactctgaagaacatatgttttgattttgttgacgagacaaAAACATTAGTGGCGGACCGTTGGACATttagaatccatgtttccccctgtgctgtgcgtctttaaagatggcgtgatgacttcctgtgacagtctgagttattatctgaggggctcagtgttagcttggtctctacctgcagcaggtgtccttaatgaaccagctctcctcacctccatgcatctgtctcatcttcattgaggatttttaccccccggtgtgcgttagtgacaaagacacaaccgggggacgtctgtttaatatttgatgtttgacgttgttgccgctctcaccgtaaaaagcttgacgtctacagcttgatttaatccagtttggtgaaacatcagacacatttagtaagtttggatcaactcctcatcatcaaagatgcagatgcatttcagagtgccgtgaactgactgtctgtccagtgcaggtgcattcagggaccgtcgtaaatgtgcattACAGTCCTCATATTGtgtccatggcatttttatttgaatcaagagaatctaaatatcttcatagtggtcacatcaagaatgttttctttttactttttagcaggctgaatcatttaacttaagaaattacacaaaagtgttaaaaaagtgaaatattgactatttgaacacttggtagccctgatactgatatctgatctactacatgaattattttagagagagaaaatgttttggcaaaaatcaaagacaaaaatctgactaaaactagactaaaatgttttgagttttcgtcgactaaaactagactaagactataaagggctgaaaaaactaaaatgtgactaaaactaacaggcatattCGTCTTaaaactaagactaaatctaaaatagccgccaaaattaacactacaATGCAAACCCCTCTACCTGGAATATGATGcgttactcctcactgcagtggctcactctactctcactctttAACATGTTAATgtattttgtcatatttgtaagacatggattttttaaattttgtatgATTTCATTGTTATATTGtactgcaaaccttgaaattaagagacatttgaagtatttgacttacatatccgtttattaaatgtaattatCTGCAGTTCAGGCTTATATATGGACGGGGCTGCTGGGTATAGGCTGATTCTCCCTATTTTTcacagtccaatgttggcaggtatggACGCACTCCTCTCCCCGTCTCTCTCCCTGTGACCCGGACGGTCTGGTGGTCACAGCCCCTCCCCCTCCGTAGTCATGTGTACAGcgcgcgctctctctctctctctctctctctctctctctctctccctcctcctgaaTAACAAGCCTCACCTGTGTCACCTGCTCCGCTGTCCTCTACAAGCTGCTGCtgagtctctcctctcttcttctctgagctgtgAGAGGACGGTTTGGTGTTAGAAGAGCTAACGGTCATTTAAGCTAACGGTCATTTAAGCTAGGCTGAAATCTGCTCGTCATCGTCGGCTCTGTGTTTAACTGTCTCACCTGGTTGAGAATGACCCTGGGTCATTCGTTTTCCATttcacatcttttaaaaaaaaattagccCATAAATTCCCTTACTCCCATCTTTtaatttcctcttcttcttttctctcgtCGTGTTTGTTCCCCTGGTTTCAGCCCACAGTGACAGTTGACAGGTCTCTCAGTGACAGGAGGGGGGCGGGGCTAGCGGGATGGGAGCGGGaacacttttgttttgaatGCACGCGCTGAAATGGACTAAACCATTTTTACATGGAGGGAGAGGGAAATTGTTTTTGACCACTATATGACGTAAAattaggaaaataaaacaatgggaAGCTTACTATGAGACTCAAAtattactgatttaaaaagttttttatgtttatttttgtattactaTTTCAGCAAATATTTTCACTGTCACAGGGTCCAGTTCTGGGCCCCCCTTCGACCCAGGGCCCGGGACAACTGACCCGGTTGTCCCCATAGACATGACGTGCTTTcccatatatgtatatatatatctatcaTTATGCTGTATAAAATAGGCTTTCCCGCTGCTGCAATACGTCAGCGCGTCCGCCATATTGGATGTGGTGGTTCTGTAAACTAATACAAGTAGATGTGAAAACTGTGggttttatgaaaaaaattaattctCTGATGCATTTATCTAATTTTAATCAACCGTTTTTACAATAAaggataaaaaataatgtaagtacttaaaatgaaaattatttcgaaaaaaaaaacatactaagTTTGTTTATCAAATTAATAAAAGGCTGCAACTGGTAGTGAGTCTGCTTTTTAGCAGATGAATGATAGATAAACTCCATTACTGAATTTatagacattttttaattgtataaaatataatttaatgcaggaaaaaaacatgcagtacTTACTGTGATACAGTCAATGCAGCGTCTACGTATGTATGTCTATGGTTGTCCCCACCTGTCTGCACGCCTGTGTATTTGtttatatacataaatatatatgttcCTTAGTTAACAAGTACAGAAGCCCTCAAAGGACATGatcaaaaacattttattttctcagtttgctCGAGATAACGAGTTAATCTTCTAgttatctcgagaaaacaaagcttgttatcttgaAATAATGAGAAAAACGAGTCGTGATCtcgagaaaacaagtgaaattaaCTTGTTGGGCTGACCCCGGCTGTGAAAAAGGTTTCCTGGGGCCTGGAGTCCTGCCTCGAGTCCACTGTTTATATTAATAATAGTTTGTAAATAAAAGCAGCTGAGAACCAAAAGTTTTCTACTGCTGTCCAGGGTCCTGGTTTCTTCATTTTATGCCTCATGGGTGAAACAAAAGTTGTATGTGTGATCTATTTGACTAGGGGTTTTTGTTTGCCTTGTGCTATCCCGGTAAAGTAGGTGAAAATAGTGGCTGAAGGGGATACAAAGATGCTAAGAAAATACCAAAAACAATCAAAGTAATAAGTTATCCAATTGATTTTAGCCTCATGAATACTTGACTCAATGAAATAGACATCagttagatttttttctccagtcACGTTTACACAACCACCCTGTGAAGCAAGTTAGATCGATGTAAATACctgtaaaatatttttgcatttttggtGCTCAACAAGTTAAATTTGTTTAATTCTATCTTTAATAGGACTTAAATGCCTTGCTTAACCTGATTGTATGGACATTGTATAAAAACGTGTTGTCTATGTCCTTGCAGGTCACTGGTGGTCCCGCAGCAGCGTGATGGAGCTGAAGGTGTGGGTGGAGGGTGTGGTCCGAGTGGTGTGTGGCCTGTCCCTGAACACAACCTGCCAGGATGTAGTCATAGCCCTCGCACAATCAATAGGTAAGTGGCTCAGTTTTCATATGAGACAGGCTCTCCCACATATACTCAAATACCACCTCTTAAACAAGCATGTTTATTAAGACTAACTCCTCCGATAAGGAGCTGTCTAACTTTACTAAGATCTGACAAGACATTACTACAAAAGAttagtaaataaaaacagggatGGATAACGTACACACCTTCATGACATAAGGCAAGGTATAGATCCTCCTGATCTAATTTTAATGAAACGTCTGACACAAGAAAAGGAGGACTTGTTTCTAATCCTCATAAAGCTTTAAGGTTTCTTGTAACATACTGAATGTTCGTCTAAAAGAGAAGAGCTCATCAGTTCAAACCCAGACACCAGCTCAGAGTCTAAACTGCTATGAATCCCTCTTGCAGGTCAGACAGGACGCTACATTCTTTTCCTGAAGCTACGAGGGACTGAGAGACAGCTGGTTGCAGAGGACTGTCCTCTCCGGCTTCTGTCTCAGCTGGGTCAGCAGGCAACAGAGGTCCAGTTCCTCCTGAGGAGGACCGGTCCCAGCCTCAGTGATGGTCGAGACACAACCTCCGGAGAGAGAGGGGTTCCTCTGCACAGACCATCAGAACCAGATCCCCCCAGGAGCAGAGAGCCACACAAAGCTCTCACCTTTAATCTGGGTCCCTCAACGAATCCCAGGAGGACTAAACCAAACAGGGCCTGGTCTCCGTCCCCGAGAGCCTCCCCGGAACTGAGAGCTTCCCCGGTCTCTTTCATAGATCCACTAAACCCTGTGAATATATCCAAAGATGAAGTGTTCAGACAGATTCTGCAGCAACAGAGACGTCTGCAAGACCTGGAGATTCAGCTTCAAGCTCTGGAGAGGGACACGGAGGTGTGGGAGCTGGAGGAGTCGGCTGCTTCAGTTTCTAGTCTGGATGTGGTCTCTGAgagggagctggaggagctggagcagaGGCTGAGTCTGAACCAGGCAGAGCTGATGCACAGCGAGGACTGGGAGAGACAGTTACAGgaagagatggacagagagcgAGGTACGTCTTTAACTTTACTATATGGTGGCCCTAAAGGTACCAAAAACCAGACCTTTATGATTAAAGGGACAGCATCAGATTCATGACTCTCTGAACACCAGGGTCAGAGAGTCACCAGATTAGAGACAGTTATTGGGGACAGGTGAGCTGCAGGTGCAAATCCTCTCCATacatctttctgtctttttatttgaagtctCTGAAAGGTCTCTCTAAGGATCATTCTTCTGTagcaatgcattgtgggagagTCTAGATCAGTAGGGCAATCATAgtttacattttctacatttctcAAAGAACAACATCTCCCTCTATCGTCTCTAAAACATCTCTAAAGAATGTAAACACTTCTCCTCAGATATGCAGAGACGTCTTCACGAGATACAGCTATCGATGGATGATCACGGCTTTCACATCAGCGAGCTCCACGCCCGCTCTGCACACCTGGAACAGGACCTGAAACTCAGAGCCCAAAGACACAGCTCTCAGACGGGGCCCCGGCAGCCGGACCAGGCCCTGAAGCCGCTGAAGCAGGAGCTCCATCACCGGCTGAAGCAGGGAGACGACCTGGATGCGAGGTTGACAGTAACTCAGAGGGAGCTACAAGCTGCGGAGGAACAGCTACAGGTAGAAACAACTTCAGCTTAGAGTCAGTGAGAAGTGGCGACCTGTAGTTCCtctccagcagggggagctctaaacgTTTTGCCCTCACTTCCTGGGAGTAGTTGTGCTGCCTAGCTTCTAATTCAGATTTTTGTCACTGGGCATTTGTTCCTTGTACTAAAAATGTCCCTGCATCGTGTAGGACAGGTGGGAGCTGATGGAGGAACTGAACAAGGAACTGAGACAGTGTAAGCTGCAGCAGTTCATCCAGCAGACCGGCGGGCCTCAAGCAGACCAGACCAACCCTCTGCCGGTCAACGAAGTGTACCTAAGGAACGCCGGGATCATGGAGTAACAATGGCCAACAATAAACAGCTGAAGAGTTTGTTTACAGATCAATTTAATGAAGTAAGAGTTATAAAAGTGTTCAAAGAagtctcactttctctcttgaAGTAAATGAACACAAAGAAGACGATATAAGCAGTCACATTCAGGCTCAGAGGAACTTGAACCTCAAGTCTTTCTAAGgttataatatttaaaataacaaaagagatcattattttttatcctACAGcagatttattatatttaacatatttaatgTAGAGTTATTTCACTGTTTAATGAAGCCTTAAATGCAGCTAAGAAAGTAAGGAAAAGTCTGCTCTGACACATTTCCTCTGttactgtgcgtgtgtgtgtgtgtgtgtgtgtgtgtgtgtgtgtgtgtgtgtgttggtgtgagtcAAAGTGTTGGAGTGAAAGCCAATCACTGCCATATCCTCTGTGATAATTAAAAGCAACAGTGCCGTAAATAATGAAGTTATAAACTAAAGAAGGAATGTCGACGCAGCAGCAAACACTGAATGTCTGAATCTTTGCACGTGTAAATGTCCTACCAGAATTTGATGCATAAATCTTTGTTTAAAGTCctttttatgaaacattttatattttattaaagtcttatttgttgtttttgaaaacagcgtgtgtttattttctgctcCAATCCAGGCTTGTATGATATAGTTAGCTTTTgctccagcagagggcgccaaaGCTTCAAACACATTCACCAAACTCCCAAAGCTTCAACAACAGACCCTGTGTGATCCAACTATTCACTGTGTGTAATGTGGATGAAACACCTCCATCCTGTGTATGTTTTGGCagatattttagatttagtttgTTGTTGCTTTATCACTGAAGTCCATCAGGGAAAAACTTCTCTATGAAAATAAGAAAGATGCATGGAGGCCGTAAGACTTTGTACTCGTTGCACACTTGTTGCAGATAAGTGGAAAAAGGAACACTATACCCCTCAACTCATTCAGCCTAATCACAGAGCTGCATTGCTTGTCTTTTGACAGACTGGTTAGACGCACAGTGGGGGAAATATCAGGTattttgaatcagaatcagaaatactttattccaGCTGGAGGAGGGAAATTTGGTCAATACAGTTGCTCTTATTCActataaaggctgatttatacttctgcgtctcccctacgcagcaggggctgacgcggacatgagccccacatacttgtgcgtcgatgtgtctgtgtcgcgcagcaattctccgccgaaacgcttgagggcagtgcggtctctctgatagccggccgcctgcttccggtcccgctacgatctctgtttacttttccacagagattcagagcgtgttatgttaatctacagctgatacatgttgctgtttatcatacagacatgattagattaagaatagagaggaggagatgaaatacacggacgatgtgcagccgatgtccgggatcccggaagtgttgtaaatgcgggaaagacaaagccaccgagcggaccaatcacggggcttgcggtccgcgtcggctctacggggagttacattttggaggaggtgcacgtcagctacttgcgtaggcctcggcgtaggtacgggagctacgcggacccccggcgtaggctacgccgttgattcaacgcagaagtataaatcagccttcagtaAGGACATCagaatattaatagaaagaaggaataaaataagatacaaatacaaaaacaaatacagttttaataatttaattttcactttattttccaAAAATAAGAAAGACAATGACAGGGAAAATACACCTGATATACAATAAGACCAAAACAcctagaacacacacacaaaacaaacaacaaacaacaacaacaataataaaccaaaaaaacaaGGAAGGCCTTGTTTCCATGGGGTACACATGTGGTGGGGTTGGGATGGGGGGGGCAATATTAGTCcagtttttcattattattttaattacaaataTAGTAAAgataacaatttaaaaagtaagtATAGAAGCGCAGAATATTTTAGATAAAGCTTTGTACAACAGTTCTGAAAAGGAAAAGTAATACAAGGATATTAAAGTGGTAAAAGGATGTCTTTTAGCTTTCAGGTTCCACCTTATCTCACTGACAAAAACGAAACACACATTGGTGAGAGTTATAATTATCAGTTTTAGCTTTTAAACGTCATGAAACATTTATAGTCAtactttttgtaaataaatgaaCCCTGCCTCCACTTCCTCACATTGTAAAATAATGAAGCCAAATTACCCCGGTGAGAGGCgctgacatgtgctgctgacgtAATCTGGAGCCAAGGCAAGCACAGAAGCAACCTGCAGGCTGGTGGGGCCGTGGTATTTAACTTACCGGTCAGTACGGTCCACAGCGTCACAGCACATGTTGTGTactgactcttgtgttagtgtttgttacatttcctctcaccgttcctcctctactctagTAATCCTGTTCATTTCCTCATGGCTCAATTATTGCAGTTCTCTTTTCCCCAGCCTCATTAAATCTTCTCTTCACCGCCTACAATgatccaaaatgctgctgcaagaCTGCTAATCAGGTCAAGTGAGAAaacccacatcacacccattttATTCtccttacattggctgccaatcaaattcagagTACAGTTTAAGATCGTCTTATTAACACATAAAGCAATCCATCCTTACATCCTCAGTAGACCCCTTAGACTTTCTGACCAGGGTCTGCTTGTTGTTCCTCGTGTTAGACTAAAAAGAAAAGGTGAcggtgcctttgagcatgtggctccaacTCTCCGTGCTGTTTCCACTGAAGCTTTCAAGAAgcagcttaaaggtgacatatcatgcaaaattgactttttaatggttctctccctgaaatctgtgtccctggcatgtctacaaaccccctgtaatgaaaagaatccattctgcccctgttctgatttctccacctttctgtaaatgtgtgtgaaacgagccgtttcagacttccgtgtttttgttac from Notolabrus celidotus isolate fNotCel1 chromosome 3, fNotCel1.pri, whole genome shotgun sequence carries:
- the LOC117810911 gene encoding ras association domain-containing protein 7-like isoform X2 codes for the protein MELKVWVEGVVRVVCGLSLNTTCQDVVIALAQSIGQTGRYILFLKLRGTERQLVAEDCPLRLLSQLGQQATEVQFLLRRTGPSLSDGRDTTSGERGVPLHRPSEPDPPRSREPHKALTFNLGPSTNPRRTKPNRAWSPSPRASPELRASPVSFIDPLNPVNISKDEVFRQILQQQRRLQDLEIQLQALERDTEVWELEESAASVSSLDVVSERELEELEQRLSLNQAELMHSEDWERQLQEEMDRERDMQRRLHEIQLSMDDHGFHISELHARSAHLEQDLKLRAQRHSSQTGPRQPDQALKPLKQELHHRLKQGDDLDARLTVTQRELQAAEEQLQVGADGGTEQGTETV
- the LOC117810911 gene encoding ras association domain-containing protein 7-like isoform X1, producing the protein MELKVWVEGVVRVVCGLSLNTTCQDVVIALAQSIGQTGRYILFLKLRGTERQLVAEDCPLRLLSQLGQQATEVQFLLRRTGPSLSDGRDTTSGERGVPLHRPSEPDPPRSREPHKALTFNLGPSTNPRRTKPNRAWSPSPRASPELRASPVSFIDPLNPVNISKDEVFRQILQQQRRLQDLEIQLQALERDTEVWELEESAASVSSLDVVSERELEELEQRLSLNQAELMHSEDWERQLQEEMDRERDMQRRLHEIQLSMDDHGFHISELHARSAHLEQDLKLRAQRHSSQTGPRQPDQALKPLKQELHHRLKQGDDLDARLTVTQRELQAAEEQLQDRWELMEELNKELRQCKLQQFIQQTGGPQADQTNPLPVNEVYLRNAGIME